From a single Abyssisolibacter fermentans genomic region:
- a CDS encoding GNAT family N-acetyltransferase produces MIYELKKEEFYKLNNLLDIPMCNLDIKAVIKLNNHGRIFVDNIENPRSAVIWSKGIEGYFFIGDENNTVFNDSLNDFFDKEIIPMSKKFEYNWIEMSGTSDEWNDTIERVFKSRPEFGKSYQYIYTYENLEEFDLEAPQIELEANIAKIDRDILDSGYENLKFLKDNIFAWWDNIEDFFEKGIGYCIIYRNKIVSSCMTSFVADDWMESHIETVEGYRRKGFAKRAVYEFLMYCKEHNIKAYWDCMATNIGSYSTAESLGYKRKFTYNLYEFKI; encoded by the coding sequence ATGATATATGAACTAAAAAAAGAGGAATTTTATAAATTAAATAACCTTTTGGATATTCCAATGTGTAATTTAGACATAAAAGCTGTGATTAAATTAAATAATCATGGTAGGATATTTGTTGACAACATAGAGAATCCAAGGTCAGCAGTGATTTGGTCAAAGGGAATAGAAGGATATTTCTTTATTGGGGACGAGAATAATACTGTATTTAATGATTCTTTAAATGATTTTTTTGATAAAGAAATAATACCTATGTCTAAAAAATTTGAATATAACTGGATAGAAATGAGTGGTACCTCTGATGAGTGGAATGATACAATAGAAAGAGTATTTAAAAGCAGACCAGAGTTTGGTAAGTCTTATCAATACATATATACATATGAAAATCTTGAGGAATTTGATTTAGAAGCACCACAAATAGAACTAGAAGCAAATATTGCAAAAATAGATAGAGATATATTAGATAGTGGATATGAAAATCTAAAATTTTTAAAAGATAATATTTTTGCTTGGTGGGATAATATAGAGGATTTTTTTGAAAAAGGTATAGGCTATTGTATAATATATAGAAATAAAATAGTAAGCAGTTGTATGACAAGCTTTGTAGCAGATGATTGGATGGAGTCTCATATAGAAACTGTAGAAGGATATAGAAGAAAAGGCTTTGCTAAAAGGGCAGTGTATGAATTTTTGATGTACTGTAAAGAACATAATATTAAAGCATATTGGGATTGCATGGCAACTAATATAGGTTCTTATTCAACGGCAGAAAGCCTTGGGTACAAAAGAAAATTTACATATAATCTATATGAATTCAAAATATAA
- a CDS encoding VanW family protein produces MYRKPFCEFNPFTYRLSVTKGILLRKAKYLFDGNKYVSTFETKKLPVTIYKHKSLIRRRLGNVDMKLQENKAENLELAAPRVNGIIIKPNEVFSFWRLVGNCTKRKGYKEGLVIKSGNVNRGIGGGMCQFTNLIHWMVLHSPLTIVEHHHHNNIDMFPDYGRQVPFGTGTSIMYNYLDYQFVNNTNQTFQLITYTTDEYLCGELRSDKPIEHSYHIVEENNYFVKEKNGYYRNNEIYRKEIDKKTGNTINKNLVLRNHAKVLYDEEYITAGKIRAY; encoded by the coding sequence ATGTATAGAAAACCATTTTGTGAATTTAATCCTTTTACCTATAGATTATCAGTTACAAAAGGCATTTTATTAAGAAAAGCTAAGTATTTATTTGATGGGAATAAATATGTTAGTACATTTGAAACTAAAAAACTACCAGTAACCATATATAAACATAAATCATTGATTAGAAGACGTCTTGGTAATGTGGATATGAAGCTTCAAGAAAATAAAGCTGAAAATTTAGAATTAGCTGCGCCTAGAGTTAATGGTATAATAATTAAACCTAATGAAGTTTTTTCATTTTGGAGGTTAGTCGGTAACTGTACTAAAAGAAAAGGTTATAAAGAAGGATTAGTTATAAAATCAGGTAATGTAAACAGAGGAATAGGTGGTGGAATGTGTCAGTTTACCAATTTAATTCATTGGATGGTTTTGCACAGTCCTTTAACAATAGTAGAGCACCATCATCACAATAATATAGATATGTTTCCTGATTACGGCAGACAAGTTCCTTTTGGAACAGGCACTTCTATTATGTATAACTACTTAGATTATCAGTTTGTAAATAATACAAACCAGACTTTTCAGTTAATTACATATACTACTGATGAATACTTGTGTGGAGAGTTGAGAAGTGATAAACCAATAGAACACTCTTATCATATAGTTGAAGAAAATAATTATTTCGTCAAAGAGAAAAATGGATATTACAGAAATAATGAGATTTACAGAAAAGAGATTGATAAGAAAACGGGAAATACAATTAACAAGAACTTAGTATTACGAAATCATGCAAAGGTGCTATATGATGAGGAATATATAACAGCTGGTAAGATACGTGCTTATTAA
- a CDS encoding 2'-5' RNA ligase family protein, giving the protein MGYGLEIYFDKESENKLINLWKELHDNGFSSFMYKYGEHPHISFGVFDDDLQDVKHLKQLVIDYFNNIPQFELTLSTLGMFAGNSGVSFISPKITKQLLDYHEKFYNKLCDNGYNKWFDEYYNPENWIPHCTMTFKTTPENQMKSLELLDSLFKPFTARVEKVAFIEFYPVKYIEVVELKENV; this is encoded by the coding sequence ATGGGATATGGTTTAGAAATTTATTTTGATAAGGAGAGTGAAAATAAATTAATTAATCTATGGAAAGAACTGCACGATAATGGGTTTAGTTCATTTATGTACAAATATGGTGAGCATCCTCATATTTCTTTTGGAGTTTTTGATGATGATTTACAGGATGTAAAGCATCTTAAACAGTTAGTTATAGATTATTTTAATAATATACCTCAATTTGAGTTAACACTTTCTACCTTAGGAATGTTTGCAGGAAACAGTGGAGTAAGCTTTATTAGTCCGAAAATAACTAAACAATTATTAGACTATCATGAAAAGTTTTATAATAAGCTTTGTGACAATGGATATAATAAGTGGTTTGATGAATATTATAATCCGGAGAATTGGATACCTCATTGCACAATGACTTTTAAAACTACACCTGAAAATCAAATGAAAAGTTTAGAACTATTAGATTCGTTATTTAAGCCTTTTACAGCAAGAGTTGAAAAAGTTGCGTTTATTGAATTTTATCCTGTTAAGTATATTGAGGTTGTGGAGTTGAAGGAAAATGTATAG
- a CDS encoding baseplate J/gp47 family protein, giving the protein MNSREKIQDRMLNNISDTFDKSRGSFFYDALMPVSIELEDAYKKQEEILNKGFAATAVGSDLDKKVLEQGLTRKQATKATTTVTITGTKGAAINKGDKVASDTVNFIILDSLVIDETGKAQVSVECEESGSIGNVPREAIKYFPITISGLSSVINENEVTNGYDGETDEELRQRYFDKVQTPATSGNKRHYRNWAKEVIGVGDVKVFPLWNGNGTVKVVIIDSNKTGAEQELIDEVIKYIEDSRPIGASVTVESAKEVLININVKLSIDTNNYTQDEVIKNIKTSITEYLKGLAFTENQVSYAKIGSLILASIGVLDYSNLTVNNSTSNIITAEQEVAVLGAVTVG; this is encoded by the coding sequence ATGAACAGTAGAGAAAAGATACAAGATAGAATGTTAAATAATATAAGTGATACATTTGATAAGAGCAGAGGCTCTTTTTTTTATGATGCACTAATGCCTGTTTCAATAGAACTCGAAGACGCATATAAAAAACAAGAAGAAATATTAAACAAAGGCTTTGCAGCTACAGCAGTAGGTAGTGATTTGGATAAAAAGGTATTAGAGCAGGGATTAACAAGAAAACAAGCGACAAAAGCGACAACAACAGTGACAATAACAGGTACAAAAGGAGCAGCAATTAATAAGGGAGATAAAGTAGCAAGTGATACAGTCAACTTTATAATACTTGACAGCTTAGTGATAGATGAAACAGGAAAGGCACAAGTATCAGTAGAGTGTGAAGAAAGCGGAAGCATAGGAAATGTTCCAAGAGAAGCAATAAAATATTTTCCTATTACAATATCAGGACTAAGCAGTGTAATAAATGAAAATGAAGTAACAAACGGATATGATGGAGAAACTGACGAAGAATTAAGGCAGAGATACTTTGACAAAGTACAAACACCAGCAACAAGTGGAAACAAACGACACTATAGAAATTGGGCAAAAGAGGTAATAGGAGTAGGAGATGTAAAAGTGTTCCCGCTTTGGAACGGCAATGGAACAGTAAAAGTAGTGATAATTGACAGCAACAAGACAGGAGCAGAGCAAGAATTAATAGATGAAGTAATTAAATATATAGAAGATAGCAGACCAATAGGAGCATCAGTTACAGTAGAGAGTGCAAAAGAGGTATTAATCAATATCAATGTAAAACTGTCTATAGACACAAATAATTACACTCAAGATGAAGTAATAAAAAATATAAAAACCAGTATCACAGAGTATTTAAAAGGACTTGCATTTACAGAAAATCAAGTTAGTTATGCAAAAATAGGAAGTCTAATATTAGCAAGTATTGGTGTATTGGATTATTCAAATTTAACAGTGAATAACAGCACATCAAACATAATAACAGCAGAGCAGGAAGTCGCAGTATTGGGGGCGGTAACAGTTGGCTAA
- a CDS encoding DUF2634 domain-containing protein, producing the protein MLPKIAELEFKTAVEEDFNDSGKSFLFDFDKGDFVIKDGRLVEISGVQALKVWVEKILRTEKYRYKVYERNDKNEYGVVLEDLIIGNNFPQAFIEAELKREITEALTKNPMIQSLSNFKIVKRNPRLIVSFKVNLADGNSFTSNMTL; encoded by the coding sequence ATGCTGCCCAAAATAGCAGAGCTTGAGTTTAAGACAGCTGTAGAAGAAGATTTCAATGATTCAGGGAAATCTTTTTTATTTGACTTTGATAAAGGTGATTTTGTCATAAAAGACGGAAGACTTGTTGAAATAAGTGGAGTACAGGCACTAAAAGTATGGGTAGAGAAAATACTTAGAACAGAAAAATACAGATACAAGGTATATGAAAGAAACGATAAAAATGAGTATGGAGTAGTATTGGAGGATTTAATCATAGGTAATAATTTTCCGCAGGCGTTTATAGAAGCTGAGCTGAAAAGAGAGATAACAGAAGCACTTACCAAAAATCCAATGATACAGTCACTGTCAAATTTTAAAATAGTAAAAAGAAATCCAAGGCTGATAGTATCTTTTAAGGTAAATTTAGCTGATGGAAATAGTTTTACAAGCAATATGACTCTTTAA
- a CDS encoding N-acetylmuramoyl-L-alanine amidase family protein, which produces MIKIKIIQDFIDKRYNKMLPKYITIHETGSYNIGADAKRHNRYLHSIDTDNKCWHFTVDCTSIYQHMPIDYNCWHAGDGLRGKGNRESISIEMCVNENGDYEKTLENTIWLCRKLIAENPSIKDVVQHNYWKSSKYPNGKDCPHILRSTDRWGEFKRVIYEDKKHWAEVHYESLLDKGIKIHEKRFDDYMTRGEVFALLDRILESKSLGSSNSKFLY; this is translated from the coding sequence GTGATTAAAATAAAAATAATACAAGATTTCATAGACAAAAGATACAACAAAATGCTTCCAAAGTATATAACAATACATGAAACAGGAAGCTATAATATTGGAGCTGATGCTAAAAGACATAACAGGTATCTGCACAGCATAGATACTGATAATAAATGTTGGCATTTTACTGTTGATTGTACAAGCATATATCAGCATATGCCTATTGATTATAACTGCTGGCATGCAGGTGACGGGCTTCGTGGGAAAGGCAATAGAGAGAGTATATCTATTGAGATGTGTGTTAATGAGAATGGAGATTATGAAAAGACCCTTGAAAACACAATATGGCTTTGTAGAAAATTGATTGCTGAAAATCCATCTATAAAGGATGTTGTCCAGCATAATTACTGGAAAAGCTCAAAATACCCAAACGGCAAAGACTGTCCTCATATTCTCAGAAGTACTGACAGATGGGGAGAATTTAAAAGAGTTATCTATGAGGATAAGAAGCATTGGGCAGAGGTGCATTATGAAAGTTTATTAGATAAAGGAATAAAAATACACGAAAAGCGTTTTGATGATTATATGACAAGAGGTGAGGTTTTTGCCTTATTAGATAGGATACTTGAAAGTAAATCTTTAGGGAGTAGTAACTCAAAGTTTTTGTATTGA
- a CDS encoding DUF2577 domain-containing protein, with protein sequence MEGISELAKLFKERDNKPYLGPQLGKVINPPPEIKVSLGEKIILTKEHLVLSAHISKDYEREFEIESVDAECSKGKIKFTDTLKIGDQVMLIPTTDEQKYYVIDKVVNI encoded by the coding sequence ATGGAAGGAATAAGCGAACTTGCAAAACTTTTTAAAGAAAGAGATAATAAACCGTATTTAGGTCCTCAGCTAGGTAAAGTTATTAATCCTCCTCCTGAAATAAAAGTATCTTTAGGCGAAAAAATAATACTTACAAAAGAGCATCTTGTATTGTCAGCACATATTTCAAAGGATTATGAAAGAGAATTTGAAATCGAGAGTGTAGATGCAGAGTGTAGTAAAGGAAAAATAAAATTTACAGATACATTAAAGATAGGAGATCAAGTGATGCTCATTCCTACCACAGATGAACAGAAATATTATGTAATAGATAAGGTGGTGAATATCTAA
- a CDS encoding YmfQ family protein, translating into MANRLMSYLPNSYKTSHVMVSIADTENNELQDFKANLEGVLNQFFIETADFTLERWEKDLGIPVNNSKDLEYRRSVIKSKLRGKGTITINLIKNVAESYSNGEVEVTEDNKNYNFIIKFVGIKGIPPNMDDLKKAIEEIKPAHLGFDFEYTYNTWDMVSDLTWESAFVNTWEEYKTI; encoded by the coding sequence TTGGCTAATAGATTAATGAGTTATCTGCCCAATTCCTACAAAACTTCTCATGTAATGGTAAGCATTGCTGATACAGAAAACAATGAATTACAGGATTTCAAAGCTAATCTAGAAGGTGTGCTAAATCAATTTTTCATAGAAACAGCAGATTTTACACTAGAAAGATGGGAAAAAGACCTCGGTATTCCAGTAAACAACAGCAAAGACTTAGAATACAGAAGAAGCGTAATAAAATCAAAGCTAAGAGGAAAAGGAACAATAACAATAAATCTTATCAAAAACGTTGCAGAAAGTTATTCAAATGGAGAAGTAGAAGTTACAGAGGATAATAAGAACTATAATTTCATAATAAAATTTGTTGGGATAAAAGGAATACCACCTAATATGGATGATTTAAAAAAAGCAATAGAAGAAATAAAACCCGCACATTTAGGCTTTGACTTTGAGTACACCTACAACACATGGGACATGGTATCAGACTTAACATGGGAAAGTGCCTTTGTTAATACATGGGAAGAATATAAAACTATATAG